In one window of Methanosarcina vacuolata Z-761 DNA:
- a CDS encoding response regulator: MPEILIVEDNLLNLTVEADLLKSFGHEPKKAKNGFEALEILNKAKIDLILLDMELPKMHGLELLQKIKLNPETRGIKVVAVTGYSDPECKEKFLKAGCYAVLAKPINFGDFGSQVEYFLTIADS, encoded by the coding sequence GTGCCTGAAATCCTGATTGTTGAAGATAACTTACTTAATCTGACCGTTGAAGCAGACTTACTTAAGTCCTTTGGACATGAGCCGAAAAAGGCGAAAAATGGTTTTGAAGCTCTTGAAATTCTCAATAAAGCAAAAATTGACCTGATATTACTTGATATGGAACTTCCGAAAATGCACGGTCTTGAATTGCTTCAAAAAATAAAACTCAACCCTGAAACTCGGGGTATAAAGGTAGTTGCAGTCACAGGTTACTCTGATCCTGAATGTAAAGAAAAGTTCCTTAAGGCTGGATGTTATGCTGTTCTTGCCAAACCCATAAACTTTGGCGACTTTGGCTCACAGGTCGAGTATTTTCTTACAATAGCGGACTCTTGA